In Promicromonospora sp. Populi, one genomic interval encodes:
- a CDS encoding fumarylacetoacetate hydrolase family protein — MRIARFTTGDDPRFALVQREGDRTFLAVLGGDPMYMPAMPTGERIELGDGVRLLAPVIPRSKVVCVGKNYADHAKEMGGDVPTSPLLFFKPNTAVVGPDDPIVLPDFTQEVSYEAELAVVISKVCKDVTPQNVGSYILGYTVANDVTARDAQRTDGQWARAKGFDTSCPLGPWIDTDLNPEDVGVRSRVNGELRQDGRTRDMVFDVPFLVSYISEAMTLLPGDVILTGTPAGVGKIDHGDRVECEVEGLGVLANPVVRRR, encoded by the coding sequence GTGCGCATCGCTAGATTCACCACCGGAGACGACCCCCGTTTCGCCCTCGTCCAGCGGGAGGGTGACAGGACCTTCCTCGCCGTTCTGGGCGGCGACCCCATGTACATGCCGGCCATGCCGACCGGGGAGCGCATCGAGCTGGGCGACGGCGTCCGGCTGCTCGCCCCGGTCATCCCGCGCTCCAAGGTGGTGTGCGTCGGCAAGAACTACGCCGACCACGCCAAGGAGATGGGTGGCGACGTCCCGACCAGCCCGCTGCTGTTCTTCAAGCCGAACACCGCGGTCGTCGGCCCGGACGACCCGATCGTGCTGCCGGACTTCACCCAGGAGGTCTCTTACGAGGCCGAGCTGGCCGTCGTCATCTCGAAGGTGTGCAAGGACGTCACGCCGCAGAACGTGGGGTCGTACATCCTCGGGTACACCGTCGCGAACGACGTCACCGCACGCGACGCGCAACGGACCGACGGGCAGTGGGCGCGCGCCAAGGGCTTCGACACCTCGTGCCCGCTGGGTCCCTGGATCGACACGGACCTCAATCCCGAGGACGTCGGAGTGCGCTCGCGCGTCAACGGTGAGCTGCGCCAGGACGGGCGGACCCGGGACATGGTCTTCGACGTGCCGTTCCTCGTGTCGTACATCTCCGAGGCGATGACGCTGCTGCCCGGCGACGTGATCCTCACCGGGACGCCCGCGGGCGTGGGCAAGATCGACCATGGCGACCGCGTCGAGTGCGAGGTCGAAGGCCTGGGCGTCCTGGCCAACCCCGTGGTGCGGCGCCGTTGA
- a CDS encoding NUDIX hydrolase, which yields MRGAAEVTPDDGVPLQGALLQGALLHDDALRVLRSWTGPTPEQERLRVRYVWHLETHDPSAGTGADAGTGSPSGVFRDCVPDHLTASTLVLSHDGTRVLLTMHAKARRWFQFGGHLEAGDRTLAGAAEREAREESGLTLSVDPVPVHLDEHEVPFCRPGVAGGLGTSAGSDSSGGSAARPDSGEGVGTTDSPGEADRPVHHLDVRFVAVAAPDAEPVLSEESLDVRWWDVDALPNRDLTEPVRLARARVGARVGA from the coding sequence ATGAGGGGTGCTGCTGAGGTGACGCCGGACGACGGCGTACCGCTGCAGGGCGCACTGCTGCAGGGCGCACTGCTGCACGACGACGCCCTGCGCGTGCTGCGCTCGTGGACCGGCCCGACGCCGGAGCAGGAACGCCTCCGCGTGCGGTATGTCTGGCACCTCGAGACGCACGACCCTTCTGCGGGGACTGGTGCAGATGCAGGCACAGGGTCGCCCAGCGGGGTGTTCCGCGACTGCGTGCCGGACCACCTCACTGCGTCGACACTCGTGCTCTCTCACGACGGCACGCGGGTGCTGCTGACGATGCACGCCAAGGCCAGGCGGTGGTTCCAGTTCGGCGGACACCTGGAGGCGGGGGACCGCACCCTCGCGGGCGCCGCCGAGCGGGAGGCGCGCGAGGAGTCGGGACTGACGCTGTCGGTCGATCCCGTGCCGGTGCACCTGGACGAGCACGAGGTGCCGTTCTGTCGCCCGGGCGTTGCCGGCGGCCTGGGGACCTCTGCGGGCTCGGACTCTTCCGGGGGCTCTGCTGCCCGTCCGGATTCCGGCGAGGGTGTGGGCACTACCGACAGTCCCGGCGAGGCCGATCGGCCGGTGCATCACCTTGACGTACGGTTCGTGGCCGTCGCGGCTCCTGACGCCGAGCCGGTGCTCTCGGAGGAGTCGCTGGACGTGCGCTGGTGGGACGTCGACGCCCTCCCCAACCGGGACCTGACAGAGCCGGTGAGACTCGCCCGTGCACGAGTCGGTGCACGAGTCGGTGCATGA